CGAGGAACTGAAACGTCGGATGGTCGACCGCGTCCCAAAGCCCGGCGCGGTGGTCGCCGAGGCGACCGATCCCGCGCAGATCAAGACCGGGCTGGCGATTCCCGCCGAGGGCATCTTCCTGGGCCACCTCTCGGTCGGCGGCGAGAAGGTCCGTACGGCGGCCCGGCCGCCGACGATCGACTACCGACTCAGAGACGACTACGACGACGGCGACCCGCTCGTGTTCCGGCACACTCTCGTCGCCGGCGGCACGGGGTCGGGGAAGACGCACGCGACGAAGAACGTCCTGCGACAACTCTTAGCGGAGGATCGAACGTACGAGATGGACGACGGCCGCTCGGCGCGCCTCGCGGTCGTCCAGTTCGACCCGCAGGACGAGTACGCCCAGATGCACGACGACAACCCCTCGATGGACGAGTCGACCGCGCGGCGCTACGAGCGCGAGGGGATCGTCCACGGCGGCCACGACGACACCATCGCGCTGGTGCCCAAAGAGGACGGCGTCCCGTACGGCGGCGACGGCCACCGTGCCGAGCAGTTGGAGTTCACGATCCCGTTCTCGATGGCGCGGGACCGACCGTGGCTCGTCGCGGGCAGCAGCCTCAACGAGAACCAGTATCCCGCGCTGACCCACCTGTTGAACCGATTCTTCCGCGAGTACGGGAACGGCGGGACGTACGCGGAGTTCCTGACCTTCCTCGACGACCCCGCGCTGCGAGAGGAACTCGACGAGTCGGGACGCGTCCACGAGGCGACGTTCGATGCGGTCAAGCGCCGCGTCCACGGCGTCCCGGAGGGTGTCTTCGACCAGTCGGCGCGGCCGATCACGGAACTGGATCACGAGCTCGTCCGCCCCGGCGGGCTGACGGTGATCCCGACGTACCACCTCTCGACGAGCCGCGCGAAGGAGCTGTTCGTCCTCGCGGTCTCCAGTCTGCTGATCGACGACAAGCTCTCGAACGCGCCCGACTCCGAGCGGATCAAGGAGACGCCGCTGCTCCTGGGGATGGACGAAGCGCACAACTTCCTCGCGGACGCGGACAACGTCCAGGCGCGGAAGGTCATCTCGAAGTTCACCGAGGCGGCCAAGCAGGGTCGCAAGGAGCGGCTGGGGCTCTTTCTGGTCACGCAGGACCCCCAGGACGTCGCCGAGTCGGTCTTCAAGCAGATCAACACCCGGCTGGTGCTCAACCTCGGCGACGAGGACGCCATCAAGAGCGTCAACATCCCGCCCGAACTGGAGGACAAGGTCCCGTATATGGAGAAGGGCCAACTCGTCGTCTACTCACCCGACAACTCCGAACCGGTCGAACTCGTGGGGCTCCCGGTCTGTCTCACCCGCCACGGGGAGTGAGCGGGAGCGCGAGGCGGTCCGCAGCGAAACGTATTGGGTTCCGCGGAGCGTCGCTCCGTAGAGAGTCACATCGGGATCTGCAGCGAGACCGCGGTGGCGTCCACAGGGACCGAGCGTTCCCGTCGGGGCCCGTTTTTTGTACCCCGCCGCTGTATCCGAACCTATGCCGAGGCACGTGCTCGTCCCCGTCGACGGCTCCCCGCAGTCGCTGCAGGCGATCGGATTCGTCTCCGCCGAGTGGGACGACGTCGACGTGACCCTGCTTCACGTCATCAATCCGGTGCAGGCGGGCTACCGGGCCGGCGTCCTCCCGAGCGGGTCCGAGGAGTGGTTCCGGGAGGCGAAATCCGAGGCCGAGGAGATACTCGACGAAGCCCGAGCCCAGTTAGAGGTCGACGGCGACGTCGAAACGGCGATCGAGGTCGGGCGGCCGGCGGCGACCATCGTCGAGGAGGCGCGCGAACGCGGCGTCGACCACGTCGTCGTCGGGAGCCACGGCCGCCGCGGCGTCTCGCGGCTGGTGCTCGGGAGCGTCGCCGAACACGTTGCTCGGCGGTCGCCGATCCCGGTGACGATCGTCAGGTGAACCGTCGGCGGGGGGAAGCGGCGTCGATCAGTAGCCCAGTTGGTCGCGGACGAGCACGATCGTCGTGCGGCCCTCCTCGACTTCCTGTCGGAAGATGAGCTGTTTCGCGATCGCGGACTCGACGCCGTAGGCTTCCTGGGCGCGCTCGTTTTCGAGCGGGTACGCCACGGATTCGAGTCGATCCAGGGCGTCGTCGAGCGTCGGCACGATCTTGTTCACCCCGCTGACGATGACCACGTTGCTCGCGGCGAAGGGGTACGCGCCGATTCGGCTGCCCGAGAGGTCCGCAGCGACGAGTTCGCCGGTCTCCGAGATGGCGTTGATGCCGCCGAGGAAGTAGTCCGCGGTCTGGGACTCGCGACGGGCGGCCTGCCGTTCGGCGTCGTCGTCGATGCTCCAGATCTGGTCCGGGAGGCTCTCCCACTCGTGGTCGCCCTCCGAGAGATAGTCGTCGAACCCGATCTCTTCGAGGGTCGTCGAGTGGCCGTTCATCACGGACGCGCCCGCGGGAATCTGGGATTTCACCGCTTCGAGCGCGTCGTCGGCCGAGTCGACGACGACGACCTCGAACCCGTTGGCTTCGAGATTCGCCACGGTCTCTTCGACGGTCTCGTCGTCGGCGAGTTCGTCGAGCGTTGCGTCGATTTCGGTGTCGTCTACGTAGTCGGATTTCTGTTGAGACATCTGCGAGAGTGTGTCGGTTTCGACACCGAACGCTACGCTCGTGAATCACTTAATCTCTCGCGGACACCGGTATCAGGTGGTTACGCCGACGTTATCGTAATATCAGATAGTCGAAAAATCCTCAGATTCGATCGGGACGAGCCCGAAACCGTTACTGGAACCCGATCCGGCCGTCGCGGCGCTCGCCGATGCCCTCGCGGGTGCCACCCTTGAACTGGTCCTGCATCTGCTCGTAGTAGTCGAGCAGGTCGTCCGTGATCGTCGGCCGCACGGACTCCATCGCCTGCCGGAAGTGCCGCATCTCGATCTCCTCGGCGTCGTCGTCCTCGCGAAGCGCCTCGATAGCGGCCTCGCGAGCGATGGTCTGGAGGTCCGAGCCGACGTAGCCGTCGGTGATCTCCGCGATTTCGCGCAGGCTCACGTCGGGCGCGAGCGGCGAGTTGCGGGTGTGTATCTTCAGGATCTGCTCGCGGCCCTCCTCCTCGGGTTGACCGATGAGCACCAGCCGATCGAACCGCCCCGAGCGGATCAGGGCGGGGTCGATCATGTCCGGTCGGTTGGTCGCGGCGATCACCATCACGTCGCCGTTCTCCTCCAACCCGTCCAGTTCCGTCAGGAGTTGGTTGACGACACGCTCGGAGACGTTGTTGCCGGTCTCGCCGCCCCGACTCGGCGCGAGGCTGTCGAGCTCGTCGAAGAAGATGATCGTCGGGCTGACCTGTCGGGCCTTCCGGAACGTCTGGCGAATCGCCTTCTCGGACTCGCCGACCCACTTCGAGAGCAGTTGCGGCCCCCGGACCGAGATGAAGTTCGCGTTCGTCTCGTTGGCGACGGCCTTCGCGATGAGGGTCTTTCCTGTCCCTGGGGGCCCGTAGAGCAGCACGCCCTTCGGCGGGTCGATACCCATCCGGTCGAACCGGTCCTGGGAGGTCAACGGCCACTCGACGCTCTCTTTGACCGTCTGTTTGGGGTCTTCGAGGCCGCCGACGTCGTCCCACGACACCTTCGGGAGTTCGACGAGCACCTCCCGCATCGCCGAGGGTTCGACGTCCGCGAGCGCGCCCTGGAAGTCCTGGCGCTTGACGATCATCCGGTCGATGAGGCTCGGCGGGATGTCCTCCTCGTCGAGGTCGATCTCCGGGAGGTATCGGCGGAGCGCCTTCATCGCCGCCTCCTTCGTCAGCGACTCGATGTCAGCGCCGACGAAGCCGTGGGTCTCGTCGGCGAGGTGATCGAGCGAGACGTCGTCCGACAGCGGCATCCCGCGGGTGTGGATCTGGAGGATCTCCTTGCGACCCACCTCGTCGGGGACGCCGATCTCGATCTCGCGGTCGAAGCGGCCGGGCCGGCGCAGCGCCGGATCGACGCTGTCGACGCGGTTCGTCGCCGCGATGACGATGACCTCCCCGCGCGTCTCTAAGCCATCCATCATCGTCAGCAGTTGGGCGACGACGCGGCGCTCGACCTCGCCGGTCACGTCGTCGCGCTTCGGCGCGATCGAGTCGAGTTCGTCGATGAAGATGATCGACGGCGACTCCTCGGTGGCGTCCTCGAAGATCTCGCGCAACTGCTGTTCGGACTCGCCGTAGTACTTCGAGATGATCTCCGGGCCGGCGATCGAGAAGAAACTCGCGGAGGTCTCGTTGGCGACGGCCTTCGCGAGCAGCGTCTTCCCGGTCCCGGGCGGCCCGTGGAGCAGCACGCCCTGCGGCGGCTCGATCCCGAGTTTCTTGAAGATCTGCGGGTGCTTCATCGGGAGTTCGACCATCTCGCGGACGCGCTGGATCTCGTTCTGGAGGCCGCCGATGTCCTCGTAGGTGATCCCGCCGCCGGTCTTCTCGAAGCCCGAGATAGGCTCCTCGCGGAGTTCGACCTCGGTGTCCTCGGTGACGAGACAGACGCCGTCGGGTTCGGTCTCGACCGCGATGAGCGGAATCGCCTGCCCGGGCGACCGCATAAACGGGTGGTTCGTCGACGACATCACCGGGACGATGTCGCGCTCGACGACCGGCCGCTTGAGGATCTGCCGTTTGACCATCCCGGCGGCGTCGGAGCCGAACTGCACGCTCGCCTCCTCCGGCGGCGCGAGAACGAGTTTCTCCGCCTTCGTTTCCTCGGCTTTTCGGATCGTCACGCGCTCGCCGATGCTGACGTCGGCGTTCTGTCGCGTGAAGCCGTCGATGCGGACCGTGTCGGTGTTCCAGTCCTGCCGGTCCGCGCGCCACACCTTCGCCGCGGTGGTCTCGGCGCCCTCGATTTCGATGATGTCGCCCGGCGAGAGCTTCAGATGGAGCAACGTGTCCGGGTCGAGACGGGCGATACCGCGGCCCGAGTCGTTCGGGTACGCCTTCGCCACTTCGAGTTGAACTTCGTTCATGATTGGGTCGCGGGGATACGTCCCGCCAGTCGGTCACGACCGGGGTTAAGTCCTTTCCTGCGCCGTCCCCGACGCGGATCCCTGCCCCCTACTGTGACACGCTATACCAATGTTGTCCGCGGGGATACAAATCCTTACCGACACCGGCATCGATGCGTGGACCTTTGCCCCGTCGCCGCGAGTACTCGCGTATGCGCACACTCGCCTTCGACGGCCGGATGGGTGCCAGCGGCGATATGCTGTTGGGCGCGCTCCTCTCGGCCGGCGCGGACCGCGACGCGCTCTCCCCCGTGGAGGACGCGCTCGACGTCCGATACGACGTGGAGACCGTCGACAAGAACGGAATTGCGGCCACGAGCGTCCGGGTGCTGATCGACGACGCGGACGGATCGCGGCGCTCTGCGACCGACGACGCGGACCCCGACAGCGACGATCGAGGAGACGAGTCGGACGCTGAACCCGGGCACAAATACCACCTCGGGCATAGCCACGACCACGATCAGTCTCACAACCATACCCACGCTGATCACGCTCACAGCCACACCCACGCCGATCCCGATCACTCTCACGGCGACCACGACTCGGGCGCGACGCCCGCAGAGGGCCACGGGCCGCACCGGACGTACGCCGAGGTCGTCGAAATCGTCGAGTCGATGGGACTCCCCGACCGGGTCGAGTCGGACGCGACGGCCATCTTCCGCCGCCTCGGCGAGGCCGAATCGACGGTTCACGACACCGATCTCGACGCGACGCACTTCCACGAGGTCGGCGCGGACGACGCTATCGCGGACGTCGTCGGCGTTGCGCTTCTCCTCGATGACCTCGGCGTCGAGCGGGTCGTCACGACGCCGCTCGCGACGGGCGGCGGCACGCAGGGAATGGCCCACGGCGACTACCCGATCCCGGCCCCGGCGGTCGTCGAGATCGCGACCGACGCCGAGTGGTCGCTGCGGGGCGGCCCGGTCGACGCGGAACTGCTCACGCCCACGGGCGCGGCGATCCTCGCGCACGTCGCCGAGGGCGTCGACGCGCTGCCCGCGCTGACGGTCGACGCCGCGGGCTACGGCGCGGGCGGTTACGACTTCCCGGACCGACCGAACGTCCTGCGAGCCATCGTCGGCGACGGCGGAGACCGCCTGGACCGCGAGGCGATCACCGTCCTGGAGACGAACCTCGACGACGCGACGCCCGAGGTGCTCGGGAACCTCCAGTCGACCCTCCAAGCCGTCGGCGCGCTCGACGTGAGCGTTCTCCCGGCCACGATGAAGAAGTCGCGGCCGGGCCACCTCGTGAAGGTCGTCGTCAAGCCCGAGGACGCCGAACGCGTGGCTCGTCGGCTCGCGTTCGAAACCGGGACGCTCGGGATCCGCGAGCACGGCGCTGGGCATCGCTGGGTGGCCGAGCGGGAGTTCCGGACCGCCGTACTCGAAATCGACGGCGAGCGCTATGAGGTCCCGGTCAAAGTCGCCAGCGACGCCGACGGAACCGTCTACGACTACAGCGCCGAGTACGACGCCGCGGCGGCGATCGCCGAAACGACCGGGCTACCCGCTCGCGAAGTGATGCGGCGGGCCGAATCGGCCGTTCGCGACGGGGAGTGAGCGGGACGGACGGTGGAGGATCGCTACTCGCGGTCTCGAAGCGTATCGATGCGCGCTTCGAGGTCGTCAATCGCGTCTTGGACCTCCTGTCGCGCCTTCTCGCTCATCTCTTCGGCGTCGTCCGCCGCGTCTTCGAACGCCTGTCGGACACGTTCTACGGCTTCGGAGGTTTTGTCGCTCATACGCGTCTGGGTACGCCGCCCACGGACCTAAAGGTACGGCCGGTATCCCGCCTCAACCCCGCTTGCTACTCGACCGCCACTTGCTACTCGGCCTCCGCTTGCTACTCGTGTTCCCCACCGTGGTCGCCTCTCACGTCAGTCGACCGCGGGATCCGCGTCGTCCGTGCCGTCGCGGGCCCGGTGCGTTTCGAGGGCCTCCTCGACCGTCAGTTCGCCGGCCGCGACCCGCCGGGCGAGCCCCTCGTCGATCGTGCGGCCGTCACTCGATTCCTGCCGCGAGCGGTCCTTGATGCGTTGGAGTTCGCCGGCGGTCGGGTCGATCTCCCGCGAGTCCGTCGCCTCGCCGGAGAGCCGCGCGATGTTGACCGCTGCGAGGACGTCGCCCATCCCGCGCGCCCCCGTCCCGAGGTACGGCGTCGTCCCCGTCTCGTCGACGAGTTCGACCGTGACGTCGTCGAGGTCGTTGACCAGTTGGGAGCCCTGGAGCCGCGAGCCGTCGCCGATGCGGACCAGCGGGTTCGGGGCGTCGGCGGTCTCCCGCCGGATCGTCTCGACGGCGTCAGCCAGCGGGACCTGGAACGCGGCGACGACGGTGTCGCCGGTGAGGACGGCGATCCCGGGTCGCGTGCCAGGGTCGACGCCGACGACCGTCCGCCCGCCGCCGCCCCGGAGGATCGAGACCGCCTCTTCGACCGCGCGGCGGGCCTCCGCGGCCGTCGCGACGACCACGTCGATCTCGGCGGCTCCCGACGTGTCTCCGCCGGTCGCTGCCGACGGTCCACGGTCAGCGACCGCTCCGTCCTCGGGCGAGCGGATCACTACCCGCGTCCCGTCGGGCAGTTCCGCGCCGGGCTGTTGGGTGGTGAACGCCACCCCGCGATCCCGCAGTTCGTCGACGACGTCGTGGTACAGCTCGAAGTCGTCGGTCGCGACGACGATCACGCTCCGGTCCTTCGGCGGCTCAGTATATAAGGTGTCGTGCGAGTCGGCCGCGTTCGTCCCTCGACTTCGACAGCCCCGTCGCGTTCGAGGGCTCGGACCGGGGGGTTTTTCGCCGAAGCCGACCGAGACACCCGCGTGTCAGACGCACTCACCACGGGGTGTCGGGCCCTCGACGACCTGCTCGGCGGTGGCTTCGAGCGCGGCACCGTCACGCAGCTCTACGGCCCGCCCGCGGCCGGGAAGACGAACGTCGCGCTCTCGTCGGCCGTCCAGGTCGCCGCCGCGGGCGAAACGGCCGTCTACATCGACACCGAGGGGCTCTCGATCGACCGGTTCCGCCAGCTGGCGGAGGCCGCCACGGGCGAGGGGCAGTCCGTCGAGGACGTCACCTCGCGGCTCATCGTCTCCGAGGCGCACGACTTCGAGGAGCAGGAGGAGGCCGTCCGCGACGCCGCCGAGTTCGCCGAGCGCGCGGAGCTGATCGTCCTCGACAGCGCGACCGGCTTCTACCGGCTCGAACGAACCGGCGACGCCGACGCCGGCGACTCGCTCCGTCGCGTGGCCAGCCAGGTGACGCACCTGCTCTCCCTGGCGCGGAAGCACGACCTCGCGGTGGTCATCACGAACCAGGTGTTCACCGATCCCGACAGCGATCGAACGCGAGCGCTCGGCGGCCACACGCTCGAACACTGGACGGGCGCGGTGCTCAGGCTCGAACGGTTCCGCGGCGGCAACCGTCGCGCGACGCTGGAGAAACACCGGGCGAAACCCGCGGGGGAGTCGTCGGCGTTCGAAATCACGGCCGGGGGGCTCTCGGGCGTCGAGCGCTGAACCGCAAAAAGCGGGAGAAACCGACCGGGTTTAGAGTTCGCCGAGCTTCCGAATCAGCTGCCCGCGGTACTTCTCGTCGGCGTTGAGACCCTTCAGTTCGAGGACGTTGCGTTCGAGCTTGTCGAGCGCGACGTGGAAGGCGTGTTCCGCGCCGTATCCCTCGCCGCTCCCGGCGATCTGGCCGTGGCTGGTCCGCAGCCGGATCTGACACTGGATGAGCGGCGTCCCGCGGAGCTTCTCCTTGTGCTGGTGGAAGCGGACGTGCGCGTGGAGCACCTGCATCTGCTGGTACTTGTCGACGACGGAGGTGATCGACTCGACGACCTCCGCCCGCGAGAGCGTTTCGAGCAGGCTGACGTTGGTGATCTGGACGTCCATACTCGACTCCTCGGTGAACGTGAGGGCCCGGAGGACGTCGGTCTTCGTCACGATGCCCTGCACCTCGGCGTCGCTCTCGGTGGGCGTCACGACGAGACCGGAGATGTCGTTCTCGAACATCCGCTCGACTGCCTCCTCGACGGTCTCCGACGGCGTCGCGGTGACGACCGGCGAGGACATCAGATCGTAGACGGGGAGATCGAGCATCCGGTCGAGATCGCCGCGCCGGTCGCCGCGGCCCTGCCGGCTGTCGTCGCGGACGACGAACTCGACGAGGTCGTGGGTGGTGACGATGCCGGTGAGCTTCCCGCTGTCCTCGTCGACCACCGGTAACCGGGAGATGCCATGTTCGCGGAGCTTGTTGATCGCCTGGCCGACGTGGGACTTCTCGCCGACGCTGACGATGTCTTCGGTCTGGATGTCCTCGACAGAGATGGCGTCGAGGCTGTCGAGAACGGCCTCGAGAATCGCGTCGCTGGCGATGACCCCGTACAGTTTCTCGCCCTCGAAGACGGGTGCGACCTTCACGTCGCCTTCCACGAGCATCCGGGCGGTCTCGCGGACGTCTTCGTGTCGGTCCACTCGCGGCGCGGACTTCATCACGACGGAGGCCTTCGTGTCGTCCTCCATCCGGGATCGGACGAGCTGCTTCTCGCCGATGACGCCGGCGTACTCGCCGTCGTCCGTGACGACGATTCCTCGGGGGTTCTCCCGCTCGAAGATGGCGCGAATCTTCCCCAGGCGCTTGTCGACGTCGACTTCGACGAAATCAGGAGTGGCAATATCAGTAATATCCATAGTCGGAGTAGCCTCCGGCAGAGTGTACGCCGGCTGCTGTCTTGAAACTTCGTCCCGTTCTCACGACGTTGGTGACAGCGACATCGGATCCTGGCGCAGGACCGACACAAATGTACGGTCAGTCGTCCGCTCGCGCGCTCTCGAACTGCTCGGCCGGGAGCCGGAGTTCCGCCAGTCCGGGCAGCCGCTCGATGTTGAACACGATCTTCAGATTGTCGGTGACAGGCTGACCGATACACGAGAGGCGGACGCCCTGTTCTTTCATCTCGTCGGTCAGGATGGTGCTCACCGGCATCTCGATTTCCCCCTCGACCACGGCGACCGCGCAGTTCGCACACGCGCCGCCGCGGCACGCGTAGGGCCACGAGAAGCCGTATCGCTCGGCCGCTTCCAGCAGCGTCTCGCGGTCCTCGACGACCAGTAGCCCGTGGCGGTCGACGTCGAGGTCCGCGGCCTCGGCCTTCTCGAAGAGGTCCTCGTCGGTGAGTTCCCAGCCGTTGGCTTCGAGCACCTCGTAGTCTAGGTACTCGACGGTCGGTCCGAGACTCCGATCCTCGCCCTCTTCGTCGGATCCCTCCGTCCCTCCGGATTCGCCTCGCGACCGCTCCGAACCGCGTCGGCCGTCGTCCCGACGTCCAGAGCCGGAACGCCCGTCCTCCGTCGTTCCGTTCCGACGGCCGCGGCCGTCGTCGATGTCGGTCTCGAACGTGGAGGGGTCGCGCCCCTCGGTGATGTGTTCGTAGGCGCGTCGGACGCGCTCGAACTCCACGAGCGACCCGCCGTGGTCGGGGTGAGCGTCCTTCACTCGCTTTCGATACGCCCGAACCACCGCGTCCCGGTCGGCGTCGGGGTCGATTCCCAGTACGTCGTACGGCGACTGCACGCGGTCGTCTTAGGCGATGACGGGGTTAAGTCCTCTCCTCGTTCTCGGCCGCGCGAGAACGCCGGCGTCGGTGCCGTCGCCACCCGTCCGTGGCTCTCGAACGACGCCAGACCGACTCGTCGAAGCCCATACCGACCAGCATCGCCGTGCCATCGCCGGACAGGGAGACGCGCAACCCACCGCCGGAGGGTGCACTCCGGGTCGCGTGTCCGACGAACCCGAGACGAGTCCGTCGAACACACCGCGCGTCAGCAACTCAGGCCTAAGTCCTGGGCTTCTGTCGGTATCGTCGCGATGCCTGTCGATGCTCCCGGCGATCGCCTCGATGACCCGATCCTCGACCTCTCGTTTGACTGCCGTCTCGAACGCAGAGAAATCGAATTCCGCTTGTGAGCCCTCTGTAGATGGCTGTGAGATGTCCGCCGATTCTCCCGAGGGTGTACTGAACGTGACAGTTGGCCGGGGTCACCTTCTTCAGCATCAACTCGAACGACGCCCGCTCATTCCCTGCAGATACGCGCTGGTGGAAGTCGTTGAGGTCGCCGCGCCCTCTTTCCTCGGCGCTGCGAAGAGTTCTCTCACTCTCTGTGGGACGATCCCAATTCTATTCCGTATGGGGTCTCTGGGGCCGCTGGAAACCCATCGTACGGCTCCGTTCCCTCGTGACAGCAATTCCACGCACGCATCTCTGCGACGAATCGAAAGACCTCCTCGTCGACCGGAATGTGCTTTTCTCCGTTGTCGAATGTCGTTATCGGCACGTCGAACTCCGAGTGATCCGTCTCGTGGACCGTCGAACAGGTCTTACACATCGCCTGCCAGCCGCGGCCGACGAGCACACCGTCGTCGAACGTTTTGAGCTCTTTCGAGTTCTGGACGATGTCGCGGAAATGGTAATCCACCATTCATTTTAGGGCGTTGTGTGTTCGGAATCTTATGTCTGTGGTGTCAGCTGGTGGGTGCGCTCTACTCTCCGGTCGGTGACCGAACCGATGGGTGTTGACTGGGTTCGTTCTCAGCGCATTCTGTTTTAGAGGCACTGTTGAAACCCTCACCACCAGATAGGAACTGCGTGCTGAATACAGAGGTCGTGTCGGCCACGAGATCGGAGTCAGCGTACCCTCACGGTCGCCCGGTGCTAATCCATATTGATTCGGACGAAATAGACGACCGCTCCGAACAGGAGTATCCCGGTGATTAGTAAACCACGCGGAATCTAATTCAGTTTATTTTATCGATGTGATTTGAACCCTTTCCACCGCAGGTAGGGCATTCATATTTTCTATCACTATTCGTGTCGCTTTTCTTTGGATACTTTTGTCCGGTCCCACGGCAGTGCTGGCACTCAATTCGTGGGCCAGTAAGAGTGAGAACGCCCAATCCACTGCAGGTAGGGCATTCATATTTTCTATCACTATTCGTGTCCCCTTTACCGGGATATTTTTGACCGGTCCCGCGACAATGACGGCATTTATATAATTCCTCGCCACTTCCTACGGCTATTTTGTTAAAACCAACCCCGTCACAGGTAGGGCATTCATATTTTCTATCACTATTTGAACCCCCCTTGCCGGGATATTTTTGTCCCGTCCCCCGGCAGTGGCGACACTCAACAATATAGTAGTCAGGTTCCCTTTCGATAATCAC
This portion of the Halobellus litoreus genome encodes:
- the radB gene encoding DNA repair and recombination protein RadB, giving the protein MSDALTTGCRALDDLLGGGFERGTVTQLYGPPAAGKTNVALSSAVQVAAAGETAVYIDTEGLSIDRFRQLAEAATGEGQSVEDVTSRLIVSEAHDFEEQEEAVRDAAEFAERAELIVLDSATGFYRLERTGDADAGDSLRRVASQVTHLLSLARKHDLAVVITNQVFTDPDSDRTRALGGHTLEHWTGAVLRLERFRGGNRRATLEKHRAKPAGESSAFEITAGGLSGVER
- a CDS encoding CDC48 family AAA ATPase, with translation MNEVQLEVAKAYPNDSGRGIARLDPDTLLHLKLSPGDIIEIEGAETTAAKVWRADRQDWNTDTVRIDGFTRQNADVSIGERVTIRKAEETKAEKLVLAPPEEASVQFGSDAAGMVKRQILKRPVVERDIVPVMSSTNHPFMRSPGQAIPLIAVETEPDGVCLVTEDTEVELREEPISGFEKTGGGITYEDIGGLQNEIQRVREMVELPMKHPQIFKKLGIEPPQGVLLHGPPGTGKTLLAKAVANETSASFFSIAGPEIISKYYGESEQQLREIFEDATEESPSIIFIDELDSIAPKRDDVTGEVERRVVAQLLTMMDGLETRGEVIVIAATNRVDSVDPALRRPGRFDREIEIGVPDEVGRKEILQIHTRGMPLSDDVSLDHLADETHGFVGADIESLTKEAAMKALRRYLPEIDLDEEDIPPSLIDRMIVKRQDFQGALADVEPSAMREVLVELPKVSWDDVGGLEDPKQTVKESVEWPLTSQDRFDRMGIDPPKGVLLYGPPGTGKTLIAKAVANETNANFISVRGPQLLSKWVGESEKAIRQTFRKARQVSPTIIFFDELDSLAPSRGGETGNNVSERVVNQLLTELDGLEENGDVMVIAATNRPDMIDPALIRSGRFDRLVLIGQPEEEGREQILKIHTRNSPLAPDVSLREIAEITDGYVGSDLQTIAREAAIEALREDDDAEEIEMRHFRQAMESVRPTITDDLLDYYEQMQDQFKGGTREGIGERRDGRIGFQ
- a CDS encoding ATP-binding protein; its protein translation is MDLGDFEPGGEDRSSGRADDDDRRTAGDASPATDGTSRGSDDGETVGNDSGGRTTAGDGGGDVDGKTQGGDAFESYDVSPAGEDRGLGAIAVSQGLRVAEDGDDTTLRAYVTTDNRESVRLGKYLLVPYPDDELLFSRITALEYAQEFQTDDATEIHARRAMRRDDFEERDYKFVASLAPLAVLFEDRNAAAADDVGDGGTAVGTDTTDPDEELKRRMVDRVPKPGAVVAEATDPAQIKTGLAIPAEGIFLGHLSVGGEKVRTAARPPTIDYRLRDDYDDGDPLVFRHTLVAGGTGSGKTHATKNVLRQLLAEDRTYEMDDGRSARLAVVQFDPQDEYAQMHDDNPSMDESTARRYEREGIVHGGHDDTIALVPKEDGVPYGGDGHRAEQLEFTIPFSMARDRPWLVAGSSLNENQYPALTHLLNRFFREYGNGGTYAEFLTFLDDPALREELDESGRVHEATFDAVKRRVHGVPEGVFDQSARPITELDHELVRPGGLTVIPTYHLSTSRAKELFVLAVSSLLIDDKLSNAPDSERIKETPLLLGMDEAHNFLADADNVQARKVISKFTEAAKQGRKERLGLFLVTQDPQDVAESVFKQINTRLVLNLGDEDAIKSVNIPPELEDKVPYMEKGQLVVYSPDNSEPVELVGLPVCLTRHGE
- a CDS encoding lactate utilization protein, which codes for MSQQKSDYVDDTEIDATLDELADDETVEETVANLEANGFEVVVVDSADDALEAVKSQIPAGASVMNGHSTTLEEIGFDDYLSEGDHEWESLPDQIWSIDDDAERQAARRESQTADYFLGGINAISETGELVAADLSGSRIGAYPFAASNVVIVSGVNKIVPTLDDALDRLESVAYPLENERAQEAYGVESAIAKQLIFRQEVEEGRTTIVLVRDQLGY
- the fer gene encoding ferredoxin Fer, with amino-acid sequence MQSPYDVLGIDPDADRDAVVRAYRKRVKDAHPDHGGSLVEFERVRRAYEHITEGRDPSTFETDIDDGRGRRNGTTEDGRSGSGRRDDGRRGSERSRGESGGTEGSDEEGEDRSLGPTVEYLDYEVLEANGWELTDEDLFEKAEAADLDVDRHGLLVVEDRETLLEAAERYGFSWPYACRGGACANCAVAVVEGEIEMPVSTILTDEMKEQGVRLSCIGQPVTDNLKIVFNIERLPGLAELRLPAEQFESARADD
- the larC gene encoding nickel pincer cofactor biosynthesis protein LarC: MRTLAFDGRMGASGDMLLGALLSAGADRDALSPVEDALDVRYDVETVDKNGIAATSVRVLIDDADGSRRSATDDADPDSDDRGDESDAEPGHKYHLGHSHDHDQSHNHTHADHAHSHTHADPDHSHGDHDSGATPAEGHGPHRTYAEVVEIVESMGLPDRVESDATAIFRRLGEAESTVHDTDLDATHFHEVGADDAIADVVGVALLLDDLGVERVVTTPLATGGGTQGMAHGDYPIPAPAVVEIATDAEWSLRGGPVDAELLTPTGAAILAHVAEGVDALPALTVDAAGYGAGGYDFPDRPNVLRAIVGDGGDRLDREAITVLETNLDDATPEVLGNLQSTLQAVGALDVSVLPATMKKSRPGHLVKVVVKPEDAERVARRLAFETGTLGIREHGAGHRWVAEREFRTAVLEIDGERYEVPVKVASDADGTVYDYSAEYDAAAAIAETTGLPAREVMRRAESAVRDGE
- a CDS encoding universal stress protein, with the protein product MPRHVLVPVDGSPQSLQAIGFVSAEWDDVDVTLLHVINPVQAGYRAGVLPSGSEEWFREAKSEAEEILDEARAQLEVDGDVETAIEVGRPAATIVEEARERGVDHVVVGSHGRRGVSRLVLGSVAEHVARRSPIPVTIVR
- a CDS encoding CBS domain-containing protein; translated protein: MDITDIATPDFVEVDVDKRLGKIRAIFERENPRGIVVTDDGEYAGVIGEKQLVRSRMEDDTKASVVMKSAPRVDRHEDVRETARMLVEGDVKVAPVFEGEKLYGVIASDAILEAVLDSLDAISVEDIQTEDIVSVGEKSHVGQAINKLREHGISRLPVVDEDSGKLTGIVTTHDLVEFVVRDDSRQGRGDRRGDLDRMLDLPVYDLMSSPVVTATPSETVEEAVERMFENDISGLVVTPTESDAEVQGIVTKTDVLRALTFTEESSMDVQITNVSLLETLSRAEVVESITSVVDKYQQMQVLHAHVRFHQHKEKLRGTPLIQCQIRLRTSHGQIAGSGEGYGAEHAFHVALDKLERNVLELKGLNADEKYRGQLIRKLGEL